In Mucilaginibacter celer, one DNA window encodes the following:
- a CDS encoding type III polyketide synthase, translating into MESCISAIGIANPQNRIAQQDIYHFMANAFGLDETNAARLKSIYDNSGIEYRYSVIPDFAFSDPSKYTFFKQTDDLEPFPDTQKRLKLYEKEAISIAVNAARNCFAGFQEDINTKITHLVTVSCTGMHAPGIDIELVDRLGLNRNTERTCINFMGCYGAINGLKVADYICRADANAKVLVVSVELCTLHFQKANTLDNWVANSLFSDGAAAVLVENTANRLGRGACFSLKNFYSEFVTEARDEMGWYVGNTGFEMKLTSKVSKQIKKHITALTDRFLQKAKTQIGDISAYAVHPGGRTILEAVEEALELPEESNSFAYEVLREYGNMSSATILFVLDKMLKAGNLIDQKILSFAFGPGLTVEGMILEMH; encoded by the coding sequence ATGGAGAGTTGCATTAGTGCTATCGGGATAGCTAATCCCCAAAACCGTATTGCCCAGCAGGATATTTACCATTTTATGGCGAACGCATTTGGCCTGGACGAAACTAATGCCGCAAGGTTAAAAAGTATTTACGATAATTCGGGCATTGAGTACCGTTATTCTGTTATCCCTGATTTTGCATTCAGCGATCCATCAAAGTACACCTTTTTTAAACAAACTGATGACCTTGAGCCTTTCCCTGACACCCAAAAGCGGCTTAAACTTTACGAAAAGGAAGCTATATCAATAGCTGTAAATGCTGCGCGAAACTGCTTTGCCGGTTTTCAGGAAGACATCAACACTAAAATAACTCACCTGGTAACGGTAAGCTGCACTGGTATGCATGCCCCCGGCATTGATATTGAACTGGTGGATCGCCTTGGGCTTAACCGCAATACCGAGCGCACCTGCATCAATTTTATGGGTTGCTACGGCGCTATTAATGGCTTGAAAGTTGCCGATTACATTTGCCGGGCCGATGCCAATGCCAAAGTGCTGGTGGTAAGCGTTGAGCTTTGCACCCTGCATTTTCAAAAAGCTAACACGCTGGATAATTGGGTGGCCAACTCCTTGTTTTCGGACGGGGCGGCAGCCGTGCTGGTTGAAAATACTGCCAACCGTTTGGGTAGAGGAGCCTGCTTCTCTCTTAAAAATTTCTACTCGGAATTTGTTACAGAGGCCCGCGATGAAATGGGCTGGTATGTTGGTAACACAGGTTTCGAGATGAAGCTAACCTCTAAAGTATCAAAGCAAATAAAAAAACATATTACTGCGCTTACCGATAGGTTTTTGCAAAAAGCCAAAACCCAAATAGGAGATATTTCAGCTTATGCGGTACATCCGGGAGGGCGGACTATTTTAGAAGCCGTTGAAGAAGCGCTTGAACTGCCCGAAGAAAGTAACAGTTTCGCTTACGAGGTTCTGCGGGAATACGGCAATATGTCGTCGGCTACTATTTTATTTGTATTGGATAAGATGCTGAAGGCCGGTAACCTAATCGATCAAAAGATCCTGAGTTTCGCCTTCGGTCCGGGTTTAACCGTTGAAGGGATGATCCTCGAAATGCATTAA
- a CDS encoding NAD(P)/FAD-dependent oxidoreductase, with protein MTDVIIVGGGLAGLFNAILLNRAGLKVTVVERKSYPMHRVCGEYISNEVIPFLSSLDINLDELNVARINRLEVTAASGIKLSQKLDLGGFGLSRFSFDNFLYQKALAEGVNILVNTRAEDISFVDNHFEVLTPGSAFTAPLVIGSFGKRSNLDQKLKRPFFYKRSPYLAVKFHLRMDFPTDLIQLNNYKDGYCGVSKTDGDRYCMCYMAHRDDLRKYGTLQALEENVIRKNPYLDEIFRNAEFLLDKPEVINEISFEKKAPVDNHILMSGDTAGMIAPLCGNGMTMAIHSAKILSEKIITHYKPGSFNADKRLALEQDYTYTWNKQFAQRLWVGRQLQRLFGNDNMTALALNTLKRLPSVAQYLISKTHGQPFA; from the coding sequence ATGACGGATGTAATTATAGTTGGCGGAGGATTGGCAGGGCTTTTTAATGCTATCCTGCTTAACCGGGCCGGGCTAAAGGTTACCGTTGTCGAACGCAAAAGCTACCCCATGCACCGCGTTTGCGGCGAATATATCTCGAACGAGGTGATCCCTTTTTTATCATCATTAGATATCAACCTCGATGAATTGAATGTTGCCCGCATCAACCGCCTGGAGGTTACAGCTGCATCGGGCATTAAACTATCGCAAAAACTGGATCTGGGCGGTTTTGGCTTGAGCCGCTTTTCGTTTGATAATTTCCTTTATCAGAAAGCGCTTGCCGAAGGTGTAAACATTTTGGTAAATACCCGTGCGGAGGATATTAGTTTTGTTGATAATCATTTTGAAGTTTTAACTCCCGGAAGCGCATTCACCGCCCCATTGGTCATCGGCTCATTTGGTAAACGCTCCAATCTCGATCAAAAATTAAAACGGCCGTTTTTTTATAAACGAAGCCCTTATCTGGCCGTGAAATTTCATTTACGGATGGATTTCCCTACTGATCTCATTCAACTTAATAATTACAAAGACGGTTACTGTGGTGTAAGTAAAACGGATGGTGACAGGTACTGTATGTGCTATATGGCCCACCGGGATGACCTGCGTAAATACGGTACCCTACAGGCTTTGGAAGAGAACGTGATCCGTAAAAACCCTTATCTCGATGAGATTTTCAGAAATGCAGAATTTTTGCTGGATAAGCCGGAGGTGATCAACGAAATCTCGTTCGAAAAAAAAGCACCTGTTGATAACCACATCCTCATGAGCGGGGATACTGCAGGGATGATTGCCCCGCTTTGCGGTAACGGTATGACTATGGCGATTCACTCGGCAAAAATTCTTTCAGAAAAAATCATCACTCACTACAAACCCGGTAGTTTTAATGCCGATAAGCGACTGGCACTTGAGCAGGATTATACCTATACCTGGAATAAACAGTTTGCCCAACGCCTTTGGGTAGGCCGGCAATTGCAGCGTTTGTTTGGTAATGATAACATGACTGCCTTGGCGTTAAACACGCTGAAACGCCTGCCATCGGTAGCGCAATACCTGATAAGTAAAACTCACGGCCAACCATTTGCATAG